The following coding sequences lie in one Spinacia oleracea cultivar Varoflay chromosome 1, BTI_SOV_V1, whole genome shotgun sequence genomic window:
- the LOC110793518 gene encoding probable galacturonosyltransferase 9 isoform X1, giving the protein MAVAGRGGRGGSGSGLLGIRSIMSYPIFISVIFSLLLLAALKLLFTSPSYPSSSDPLLKQDLPTTGNAYIQRSFLALKSDPLKTRLDLIHKQANDHVMLVNAYAAYARKLKLDNSRQLKLYDELAQNFTDMLSKPAYRAALFETEGNVDEDVLRQFEKEVKDKVKVARLMIAEAKESYDNQLKIQKLKDTIFAVHEQFVKAKKNGAVASFIAAKSVPKSLHCLAMRLVGERIAHPEKYKDEEPKPEFEDPTLYHYAIFSENVIAVSVVVNSVVKNAKEPWKHVFHVVTDRKIVAAMKVWFKMRPATGGAHVEVKAVEDFQFLDPSYVPVLRQLESAKSQTRDSENQAENATKDLNNLKFINPKYSSMLSHLRFYLPEMYPDLHRVVLLDDDVVVQKDLTDLWNIDLGGKVNGAVETCFGSFHRYSQYLNFSHPLIKENFNPKACAWAYGMNIFDLDAWRREKCTEQYHHWQNLNEDHTLWQLGTLPAGLATFYSKTKTLDKSWHVLGLGYNPSVSMDEITNAAVIHFSGSMKPWLDIAMNQYKELWTKYVDNDMEFVQMCNFGL; this is encoded by the exons ATGGCGGTTGCtgggagaggaggaagaggtggGTCTGGGTCGGGTTTGTTGGGTATTCGGAGTATAATGTCATACCCGATCTTCATCTCCgtcatcttctctctcctcctcctcgcTGCTCTTAAACTCTTATTCACTTCTCCTTCTTATCCCTCTTCTTCAGATCCT TTGCTGAAACAGGACTTGCCAACAACGGGAAATGCATATATTCAAAGGTCATTTCTAGCTTTGAAGTCAGATCCACTGAAAACCAGGCTTGACTTGATTCATAAGCAAGCCAATGATCATGTAATGCTTGTTAATGCCTATGCTGCCTATGCACGAAAACTGAAACTTGATAATTCACGGCAGCTTAAGCTGTATGATGAGTTGGCCCAGAATTTTACTGACATGTTGTCTAAACCTGCCTACCGTGCTGCTTTGTTTGAGACTGAGGGCAATGTGGATGAGGATGTCTTGAGGCAATTTGAGAAGGAAGTGAAGGATAAAGTGAAGGTTGCTAGGCTGATGATTGCTGAAGCTAAAGAGTCTTATGACAATCAGTTGAAGATTCAGAAGTTAAAGGACACCATATTTGCAGTTCATGAGCAGTTTGTTAAAGCGAAAAAGAATGGTGCAGTTGCAAGCTTTATTGCTGCGAAATCTGTGCCTAAAAGTTTGCATTGTCTAGCTATGAGGCTTGTTGGAGAGAGAATAGCCCATCCTGAGAAGTATAAAGATGAAGAGCCGAAACCTGAGTTTGAGGATCCAACCCTGTATCATTATGCGATATTCTCAGAGAATGTCATTGCTGTATCAGTTGTTGTGAACTCAGTGGTGAAGAATGCAAAAGAGCCATGGAAGCATGTTTTCCATGTGGTAACAGATAGGAAGATTGTTGCAGCAATGAAGGTTTGGTTCAAGATGAGACCTGCCACAGGTGGAGCCCATGTTGAAGTAAAAGCTGTGGAAGATTTCCAGTTTTTGGATCCATCATACGTGCCAGTGCTTAGACAACTTGAATCAGCAAAGTCACAAACTCGTGATTCTGAGAATCAGGCAGAGAATGCTACTAAAGATCTCAACaacttgaaatttataaatccCAAGTACTCGTCGATGCTGAGTCATCTCCGGTTTTACTTGCCAGAGATGTATCCCGACCTGCACCGTGTTGTGCTCCTGGATGATGACGTTGTGGTTCAGAAGGATTTGACTGATTTATGGAACATCGACCTAGGCGGTAAGGTGAATGGAGCTGTTGAGACATGCTTTGGGTCCTTCCATAGGTACTCACAATACTTGAACTTCTCTCATCCTCTAATTAAGGAAAACTTCAACCCCAAAGCATGTGCATGGGCTTATGGGATGAACATATTTGATCTGGATGCTTGGAGGCGTGAGAAATGCACAGAGCAGTACCATCACTGGCAGAACTTG AATGAAGACCATACCTTGTGGCAGTTAGGAACACTACCAGCTGGCCTGGCCACATTTTACTCAAAAACAAAGACGCTGGACAAATCCTGGCACGTACTTGGGCTTGGTTATAATCCAAGTGTTAGCATGGATGAGATTACTAATGCAGCTGTCATTCATTTTAGTGGGAGCATGAAGCCTTGGCTCGATATTGCAATGAATCAATATAAGGAGCTGTGGACCAAGTATGTGGATAATGACATGGAGTTTGTTCAGATGTGCAATTTTGGCCTGTAG
- the LOC110793518 gene encoding probable galacturonosyltransferase 9 isoform X2 encodes MAVAGRGGRGGSGSGLLGIRSIMSYPIFISVIFSLLLLAALKLLFTSPSYPSSSDPDLPTTGNAYIQRSFLALKSDPLKTRLDLIHKQANDHVMLVNAYAAYARKLKLDNSRQLKLYDELAQNFTDMLSKPAYRAALFETEGNVDEDVLRQFEKEVKDKVKVARLMIAEAKESYDNQLKIQKLKDTIFAVHEQFVKAKKNGAVASFIAAKSVPKSLHCLAMRLVGERIAHPEKYKDEEPKPEFEDPTLYHYAIFSENVIAVSVVVNSVVKNAKEPWKHVFHVVTDRKIVAAMKVWFKMRPATGGAHVEVKAVEDFQFLDPSYVPVLRQLESAKSQTRDSENQAENATKDLNNLKFINPKYSSMLSHLRFYLPEMYPDLHRVVLLDDDVVVQKDLTDLWNIDLGGKVNGAVETCFGSFHRYSQYLNFSHPLIKENFNPKACAWAYGMNIFDLDAWRREKCTEQYHHWQNLNEDHTLWQLGTLPAGLATFYSKTKTLDKSWHVLGLGYNPSVSMDEITNAAVIHFSGSMKPWLDIAMNQYKELWTKYVDNDMEFVQMCNFGL; translated from the exons ATGGCGGTTGCtgggagaggaggaagaggtggGTCTGGGTCGGGTTTGTTGGGTATTCGGAGTATAATGTCATACCCGATCTTCATCTCCgtcatcttctctctcctcctcctcgcTGCTCTTAAACTCTTATTCACTTCTCCTTCTTATCCCTCTTCTTCAGATCCT GACTTGCCAACAACGGGAAATGCATATATTCAAAGGTCATTTCTAGCTTTGAAGTCAGATCCACTGAAAACCAGGCTTGACTTGATTCATAAGCAAGCCAATGATCATGTAATGCTTGTTAATGCCTATGCTGCCTATGCACGAAAACTGAAACTTGATAATTCACGGCAGCTTAAGCTGTATGATGAGTTGGCCCAGAATTTTACTGACATGTTGTCTAAACCTGCCTACCGTGCTGCTTTGTTTGAGACTGAGGGCAATGTGGATGAGGATGTCTTGAGGCAATTTGAGAAGGAAGTGAAGGATAAAGTGAAGGTTGCTAGGCTGATGATTGCTGAAGCTAAAGAGTCTTATGACAATCAGTTGAAGATTCAGAAGTTAAAGGACACCATATTTGCAGTTCATGAGCAGTTTGTTAAAGCGAAAAAGAATGGTGCAGTTGCAAGCTTTATTGCTGCGAAATCTGTGCCTAAAAGTTTGCATTGTCTAGCTATGAGGCTTGTTGGAGAGAGAATAGCCCATCCTGAGAAGTATAAAGATGAAGAGCCGAAACCTGAGTTTGAGGATCCAACCCTGTATCATTATGCGATATTCTCAGAGAATGTCATTGCTGTATCAGTTGTTGTGAACTCAGTGGTGAAGAATGCAAAAGAGCCATGGAAGCATGTTTTCCATGTGGTAACAGATAGGAAGATTGTTGCAGCAATGAAGGTTTGGTTCAAGATGAGACCTGCCACAGGTGGAGCCCATGTTGAAGTAAAAGCTGTGGAAGATTTCCAGTTTTTGGATCCATCATACGTGCCAGTGCTTAGACAACTTGAATCAGCAAAGTCACAAACTCGTGATTCTGAGAATCAGGCAGAGAATGCTACTAAAGATCTCAACaacttgaaatttataaatccCAAGTACTCGTCGATGCTGAGTCATCTCCGGTTTTACTTGCCAGAGATGTATCCCGACCTGCACCGTGTTGTGCTCCTGGATGATGACGTTGTGGTTCAGAAGGATTTGACTGATTTATGGAACATCGACCTAGGCGGTAAGGTGAATGGAGCTGTTGAGACATGCTTTGGGTCCTTCCATAGGTACTCACAATACTTGAACTTCTCTCATCCTCTAATTAAGGAAAACTTCAACCCCAAAGCATGTGCATGGGCTTATGGGATGAACATATTTGATCTGGATGCTTGGAGGCGTGAGAAATGCACAGAGCAGTACCATCACTGGCAGAACTTG AATGAAGACCATACCTTGTGGCAGTTAGGAACACTACCAGCTGGCCTGGCCACATTTTACTCAAAAACAAAGACGCTGGACAAATCCTGGCACGTACTTGGGCTTGGTTATAATCCAAGTGTTAGCATGGATGAGATTACTAATGCAGCTGTCATTCATTTTAGTGGGAGCATGAAGCCTTGGCTCGATATTGCAATGAATCAATATAAGGAGCTGTGGACCAAGTATGTGGATAATGACATGGAGTTTGTTCAGATGTGCAATTTTGGCCTGTAG